A genomic segment from Ruficoccus amylovorans encodes:
- a CDS encoding MBL fold metallo-hydrolase, whose translation MKLTDLNPHGGIGANCLLVELGPFRFLIDAGIHPKKVGRDTLPDFDKLAPNSIDALILTHCHLDHLGSLPVALRHQPEAMIILSRPTQELAVRMLRNSCNVMRRQREEQHIPEYPLYSYSELDRLEPMMFALPYGHARTFAKGNEEVQVTLYASGHIVGAAGVKLTYKHRSIFFTGDVLFTDQKTLPGASFPDETFDTLVMETTRGLTARTADKAREDEVARLLQTVGRTLENGGSVLIPAFALGRMQEILAILEEAVSKGDIPKVPVVCSGLGLDLVDYFDNISRKFNAVHFRRTILKKLGVQSLKRFPDPGKSPSRPTLFVVSSGMLVEKTPSYAVASSLLGNPHNAVCFVGYCDPDTPGGQLLETPRDESFVFDALDYVTPVRASIERFDLSGHADREELLEFAHHCEPRAIVLTHGDPEARAWFKEELEQSDQGYSVTDPVPGTCYTV comes from the coding sequence ATGAAGTTGACAGACCTGAACCCGCACGGAGGCATCGGAGCAAACTGCCTTCTGGTCGAACTCGGCCCCTTCCGTTTCCTTATCGATGCGGGTATCCACCCGAAAAAAGTCGGGCGCGACACCCTGCCCGATTTTGATAAGCTGGCCCCGAACAGCATCGACGCGCTCATCCTGACGCACTGCCACCTCGACCACCTCGGCTCCCTGCCCGTGGCTCTGCGCCACCAGCCCGAGGCCATGATTATCCTCAGCCGGCCGACTCAGGAGCTGGCCGTCCGCATGCTGCGCAACTCCTGTAACGTCATGCGCCGCCAGCGCGAGGAGCAGCACATCCCCGAGTACCCGCTGTACAGCTACTCCGAGCTGGACCGGCTGGAGCCGATGATGTTCGCCCTGCCCTACGGGCACGCGCGCACCTTCGCCAAGGGTAATGAGGAAGTCCAGGTCACCCTCTACGCCTCCGGCCACATCGTCGGGGCCGCCGGGGTCAAACTGACCTACAAGCACCGCTCGATTTTCTTCACCGGTGACGTGCTCTTTACCGACCAAAAAACCCTGCCCGGCGCATCCTTTCCAGACGAGACCTTTGACACCCTGGTCATGGAAACCACCCGTGGCCTGACCGCCCGCACCGCCGACAAGGCCCGCGAAGACGAGGTCGCCCGCCTGCTCCAGACCGTCGGACGCACACTGGAAAACGGCGGCTCCGTCCTCATCCCGGCCTTTGCGCTGGGCCGGATGCAGGAGATCCTCGCCATCCTGGAGGAAGCCGTCTCCAAGGGCGACATCCCCAAGGTCCCCGTCGTCTGCTCGGGCTTGGGGCTGGATCTGGTCGATTACTTCGATAACATTTCCCGCAAGTTCAATGCGGTCCATTTCCGCCGCACGATCTTGAAAAAGCTCGGCGTACAGAGCCTGAAGCGTTTCCCCGACCCCGGCAAATCCCCCTCACGTCCCACGCTCTTCGTGGTCAGCAGCGGTATGCTGGTGGAGAAAACCCCCTCCTACGCCGTCGCGTCGTCCCTGCTCGGAAACCCGCACAACGCCGTCTGTTTCGTCGGCTACTGCGACCCGGACACCCCCGGTGGCCAGTTGCTGGAAACCCCGCGGGACGAATCCTTTGTCTTCGACGCGCTGGACTACGTCACGCCCGTGCGGGCCAGTATTGAGCGTTTCGACCTTAGCGGCCATGCCGACCGCGAGGAACTGCTCGAATTCGCTCACCACTGCGAGCCCCGCGCCATCGTCCTCACGCATGGCGACCCCGAGGCGCGGGCCTGGTTCAAGGAAGAGCTGGAGCAGAGCGACCAGGGTTACAGCGTCACCGACCCGGTTCCCGGTACATGCTACACGGTATAG
- the thiS gene encoding sulfur carrier protein ThiS produces the protein MSDKIHITANGKPYVIAAQATLPEFLDTLGLAPERVVVERNREALTPAETLKATLANGDNLEIVRIVAGG, from the coding sequence ATGAGCGACAAAATCCACATCACCGCCAACGGCAAACCCTACGTGATCGCGGCCCAGGCCACGCTGCCGGAGTTCCTCGATACGCTCGGGCTGGCACCGGAGCGCGTCGTGGTCGAGCGCAACCGTGAAGCCCTCACCCCCGCCGAAACCCTCAAGGCCACCCTCGCCAACGGCGACAACCTCGAAATCGTCCGCATCGTGGCGGGGGGATAA
- the thiH gene encoding 2-iminoacetate synthase ThiH — MARPAKYHTPAEAPAGRFSESLQRLPISELAYRSRHGDRDRIAALLRKGRAETLEDFALLTSPEAGEYLEEMAAVSQRLTQRFFGKAIRLFAPLYLSNECVNVCTYCGFSRNNDIPRLTIPVEVAEEQIAKIARQGFRSLLLVAGEHPKYVSNGYVGECIQAGLRHMPSVALELGPMDAADYAPLVQAGAEGLIVYQESYHQSTYESMHKAGPKKYFAWRMDTAERGYEAGFRRLGIGALYGLYDWRHETMAVAAHARHLLKHCWKAQISVSFPRMRPAAGGYQPDPSFIMSDREMVQVICALRMFLPQVGITLSTRERPELRDGLVKLGVTLMSAGSSTEPGGYEHFDEDTWTPEADQPGEQFHIADERPPVEIAAMIRRQGYEAVWKDFDRALVGTDTST; from the coding sequence ATGGCCAGACCCGCCAAGTACCACACGCCGGCCGAAGCGCCGGCGGGACGTTTTTCCGAAAGCCTGCAACGGCTCCCGATCAGCGAACTTGCCTACCGCTCCCGCCACGGGGACCGCGACCGCATCGCCGCCCTCCTCCGCAAGGGCCGCGCCGAGACGCTGGAGGACTTCGCGTTGCTGACCTCGCCCGAGGCCGGAGAGTATCTGGAGGAGATGGCGGCGGTTTCTCAACGGCTCACACAGCGCTTTTTCGGCAAGGCCATCCGGCTTTTCGCCCCGCTTTACCTCTCCAACGAGTGCGTCAACGTCTGCACCTATTGCGGCTTTTCACGCAATAACGACATCCCGCGCCTGACTATCCCGGTCGAGGTGGCCGAGGAACAGATCGCCAAGATCGCGCGACAGGGCTTCCGCTCGCTGCTGCTGGTGGCCGGAGAACACCCCAAATACGTCTCCAACGGCTACGTCGGCGAGTGCATCCAGGCCGGTCTGCGGCACATGCCCTCCGTCGCGCTGGAACTGGGGCCGATGGACGCCGCTGACTACGCTCCCCTCGTTCAGGCCGGAGCCGAAGGGCTCATCGTTTATCAGGAGAGCTATCACCAGAGCACTTACGAATCCATGCACAAAGCCGGGCCGAAAAAGTACTTCGCCTGGCGCATGGACACCGCCGAGCGCGGCTACGAAGCCGGATTCCGCCGTCTGGGCATCGGCGCACTTTACGGGCTCTACGACTGGCGGCACGAGACGATGGCCGTCGCCGCCCACGCCCGTCACCTGCTCAAGCATTGCTGGAAAGCCCAGATCTCAGTCAGCTTCCCGCGCATGCGCCCGGCCGCCGGCGGTTACCAGCCGGACCCGTCCTTTATCATGAGCGACCGCGAAATGGTGCAGGTCATCTGCGCCCTGCGCATGTTCCTGCCGCAGGTCGGGATCACCCTCTCCACCCGCGAACGCCCCGAACTGCGCGACGGGCTGGTCAAGCTCGGCGTCACCCTGATGAGCGCCGGTTCCAGCACCGAGCCCGGCGGGTACGAACATTTCGACGAGGACACCTGGACCCCCGAGGCCGACCAACCCGGCGAGCAGTTTCATATTGCAGACGAGCGCCCGCCGGTTGAGATTGCGGCCATGATCCGGCGCCAGGGTTACGAAGCGGTCTGGAAGGACTTCGACCGCGCCCTCGTCGGCACCGACACCTCCACCTGA
- a CDS encoding polyphosphate kinase 2 family protein produces MKKKLLKAGTSFTVKLGESDTLKIKLGEVLVPPGRSVNLKKDFDPGFTAGYENEKAAMAKVRANVGKMSKLQDKLYAQNRYSLLIIFQALDAAGKDGVIKHVMSGVNPQGCQVTSFKTPSTEELDHDYLWRSVRALPRRGEIGIFNRSHYEEVLITRVHPEILQRQKLPASDMGPEIFEKRYEQINNFEKYLVENGTIVLKFFLNLSKKEQARRFLARVDNPDKNWKFSDADYAERQHWDEYQDAYQACISHTSTSHAPWFVIPADNKWFTRLAVSEVIVRSMKLLPLEYPSVNAEHKKMISRIGKKLQKEI; encoded by the coding sequence ATGAAGAAAAAACTTCTCAAAGCCGGCACCTCGTTCACGGTCAAACTGGGCGAAAGTGACACCCTGAAAATCAAGCTCGGGGAGGTGCTGGTGCCGCCGGGCCGGTCGGTTAATTTGAAGAAGGACTTCGATCCGGGGTTTACTGCCGGGTACGAGAATGAAAAGGCGGCTATGGCCAAAGTCCGGGCCAATGTCGGCAAGATGAGCAAGCTTCAGGACAAGCTCTACGCGCAGAACCGCTACAGCCTGCTGATCATTTTCCAGGCGCTCGACGCGGCCGGCAAGGATGGGGTGATCAAGCACGTCATGTCCGGGGTCAACCCGCAGGGCTGTCAGGTGACGAGCTTCAAGACGCCCTCGACCGAAGAGCTTGACCATGACTACCTCTGGCGCTCGGTGCGGGCGCTTCCGCGCCGGGGCGAGATCGGGATTTTCAACCGCTCGCACTACGAGGAGGTGCTCATCACCCGCGTTCATCCGGAGATCCTCCAGCGCCAGAAACTGCCTGCTTCCGACATGGGGCCGGAGATATTCGAGAAGCGCTACGAGCAGATCAACAACTTCGAAAAATACCTGGTCGAGAACGGCACCATCGTCCTGAAGTTTTTCCTCAACCTTTCAAAAAAAGAGCAGGCGCGTCGCTTCCTCGCCCGAGTGGACAACCCGGACAAAAACTGGAAATTCTCGGACGCCGACTATGCTGAGCGCCAGCACTGGGACGAGTACCAGGACGCCTATCAGGCGTGCATCAGCCATACCAGTACCTCGCATGCCCCGTGGTTCGTCATCCCGGCGGACAACAAGTGGTTCACGCGGCTGGCCGTATCCGAAGTCATCGTGCGCTCGATGAAACTGCTCCCGCTGGAGTACCCGAGCGTCAACGCCGAGCACAAGAAAATGATCTCCCGTATTGGAAAAAAACTACAAAAGGAAATCTAG
- a CDS encoding DeoR/GlpR family DNA-binding transcription regulator, producing MLPAQRQEMILRRIEAEGSVSNAELADAFNVTHETIRKDLEALAEAKRVIRIHGGATRASDSRHDLPLPARQSVNQFEKSIVAQAAAALVGTNDTIFMDASSTVLAMCDNLPSVPLTVLTNAHHVIVALGGRPGYDLICTGGNYEERSRSYVGAVAEDSLKRYMIKWLFVGVDGLHHEIGASEVNPGQAVLKERLIPRAEQICVVCDSSKLEKKSPFIFAQPRQLNVLVTDDRAAPGLLEPYRQQGIRVITAPLDRV from the coding sequence ATGCTCCCCGCCCAACGCCAGGAAATGATTTTACGCCGGATCGAGGCCGAAGGCTCCGTCTCCAACGCGGAGTTGGCGGACGCCTTCAACGTCACCCACGAAACCATCCGCAAAGACCTCGAAGCCCTGGCCGAGGCCAAGCGCGTGATCCGCATCCACGGCGGGGCCACCCGAGCCTCCGACTCCCGGCACGACCTTCCCCTGCCCGCCCGGCAGAGTGTCAACCAGTTCGAAAAATCCATCGTCGCCCAGGCGGCGGCAGCACTGGTCGGCACCAACGACACCATCTTTATGGACGCCAGTTCCACTGTGCTGGCCATGTGCGACAACCTGCCGTCCGTGCCGCTGACCGTCCTGACCAATGCTCACCACGTCATCGTCGCCCTGGGCGGACGCCCCGGCTACGACCTCATCTGTACCGGTGGCAACTACGAGGAACGCTCGCGCTCCTACGTCGGCGCGGTGGCAGAGGATTCGCTCAAGCGCTACATGATCAAGTGGCTCTTCGTCGGGGTGGACGGGCTTCACCACGAGATCGGGGCCTCCGAGGTCAACCCCGGCCAGGCAGTGCTCAAGGAACGTCTCATCCCCCGCGCCGAGCAAATCTGCGTCGTGTGCGACTCCAGCAAACTGGAGAAAAAGAGCCCCTTCATCTTCGCACAACCGCGCCAGCTCAACGTCCTCGTGACCGATGATCGCGCCGCCCCCGGCCTGCTGGAACCCTACCGCCAGCAAGGCATCCGCGTCATCACCGCCCCACTGGACCGTGTTTAA
- a CDS encoding MIP/aquaporin family protein, with protein sequence MSPYIAEFIGTALLILFGNGVVANVVLSKSKGQNSGWIVITVGWGLAVMLAVYCVGRISGAHINPAVTLSLASAGLFDWAQVPGYIIAQVCGGFFGSVLVYLAYYAHWDQTEDPALKLACHSTAPAVRRFGPAFITEFIGTAVLLFVILAVGKVALGAEDAQRIWATSMGTWFGPLVVGLLIVAIGVSLGGPTGYAINPARDFGPRLAHAFLPIPGKGSSDWAYAWVPIVAPILGGIAGAKLFVYLNM encoded by the coding sequence ATGAGCCCCTATATAGCTGAATTCATTGGCACCGCATTGCTCATCCTCTTCGGTAACGGCGTAGTCGCCAATGTCGTTTTATCCAAATCCAAGGGTCAGAACTCTGGCTGGATCGTGATCACGGTCGGCTGGGGGTTGGCGGTGATGCTGGCCGTCTATTGCGTCGGGCGCATTTCCGGTGCGCATATCAATCCGGCGGTGACTCTCAGCCTGGCTTCGGCAGGGTTGTTCGACTGGGCGCAAGTGCCCGGCTACATCATCGCGCAGGTTTGCGGCGGCTTCTTCGGCTCGGTGCTGGTTTACCTCGCCTATTACGCGCACTGGGACCAGACCGAGGACCCGGCGTTGAAGCTGGCCTGTCACTCCACCGCGCCTGCCGTGCGACGCTTCGGCCCGGCGTTTATCACGGAATTCATCGGCACCGCCGTGCTGCTCTTTGTCATCCTCGCGGTGGGCAAAGTCGCCCTTGGCGCGGAGGACGCCCAGCGCATTTGGGCCACCTCTATGGGGACGTGGTTCGGGCCGCTGGTGGTGGGGTTGCTCATCGTGGCGATCGGCGTTTCGCTCGGCGGGCCGACTGGTTACGCGATCAACCCGGCCCGCGACTTTGGACCGCGTCTGGCTCACGCCTTCCTCCCCATCCCCGGCAAAGGCAGTTCCGACTGGGCCTACGCCTGGGTGCCGATTGTCGCGCCGATCCTGGGCGGTATTGCCGGGGCCAAGCTTTTTGTCTATCTTAACATGTAA
- the glpK gene encoding glycerol kinase GlpK: MSKDQYIIALDQGTTSSRSIVFDHNGHVVAVAQKEFRQIYPKPGWVEHDPMEIWSSQSATAAEAISRADLTTDCIAGVGVTNQRETTIVWDKDSGRPVYNAIVWQDRRTADYCLKLKEEGLEPMVTEKTGLRLDPYFSGTKVRWILENVSGARAKAEAGKLLFGTVDSWLIWQLTGRKVHVTDVTNASRTLFYNLEKDDWDDDLLKLFNVPRCMLPEIRSSSEVYGEVQKNLYPGGASISGIAGDQHAALFGQACFSPGMAKNTYGTGCFLLMNMGDKPVRSKNNLLTTVAWRIGGKTEYALEGSVFIGGAVVQWIRDEVQLVRTAQELDWLASTVKDAGGLFLVPAFAGLGAPHWDPYARGAALGITRGTNRAHICRAALESIAFQSADLLSAMEKDSGLKLKELRVDGGACRSDPLLQFQADLLRTSVVRPKCIETTALGAAYLAGLAVGFWESRDAITERWEMQQEFKPERCDEEMAQLRKGWDKALERAKNWEEAEAE, from the coding sequence ATGTCCAAAGACCAATATATTATCGCCCTGGACCAGGGCACGACCAGCTCCCGCTCCATTGTTTTCGACCACAACGGCCATGTCGTGGCGGTCGCACAAAAGGAGTTTCGCCAAATCTACCCCAAGCCGGGCTGGGTCGAGCACGACCCGATGGAGATCTGGTCCAGCCAGAGCGCAACGGCGGCCGAGGCGATTTCGCGGGCGGACCTGACCACCGACTGCATCGCTGGAGTCGGGGTGACGAATCAGCGCGAAACCACCATCGTCTGGGACAAGGACAGCGGGCGGCCCGTTTACAACGCCATCGTCTGGCAGGACCGCCGCACGGCGGACTACTGCCTCAAGCTGAAGGAAGAGGGGCTCGAACCGATGGTCACGGAAAAAACCGGCCTGCGCCTGGACCCGTATTTTTCGGGGACGAAGGTGCGCTGGATCCTGGAAAACGTCTCCGGCGCGCGCGCCAAGGCCGAGGCCGGGAAACTGCTTTTTGGAACGGTGGACAGCTGGTTGATCTGGCAGTTGACAGGGCGCAAGGTCCACGTCACCGACGTAACCAATGCCAGCCGTACGCTGTTTTATAATCTGGAAAAGGACGATTGGGACGACGACCTGCTCAAGCTCTTCAACGTGCCCCGCTGCATGTTGCCCGAGATCCGCTCCAGTTCCGAAGTTTATGGTGAGGTCCAAAAGAACCTCTATCCCGGCGGCGCGTCCATCTCGGGCATCGCCGGTGACCAGCACGCCGCTCTCTTCGGGCAGGCGTGCTTCAGCCCCGGTATGGCCAAAAACACCTACGGCACCGGTTGCTTCCTGCTCATGAACATGGGCGACAAGCCCGTGCGCTCGAAGAACAACCTGCTCACCACGGTGGCCTGGCGCATCGGGGGAAAGACCGAGTACGCGCTGGAAGGTTCGGTCTTCATCGGTGGGGCGGTCGTGCAGTGGATTCGCGACGAGGTGCAGCTCGTGCGCACCGCGCAGGAGCTGGACTGGCTCGCCTCCACCGTCAAGGACGCCGGCGGCCTCTTCCTCGTGCCCGCCTTCGCCGGACTCGGTGCCCCGCACTGGGACCCGTACGCCCGGGGCGCGGCCCTTGGCATCACCCGTGGCACCAATCGTGCCCACATTTGCCGGGCGGCCCTGGAGTCGATCGCCTTCCAAAGCGCGGACCTGCTCTCGGCCATGGAAAAAGACAGCGGGCTCAAGCTCAAGGAACTGCGCGTGGACGGTGGGGCTTGCCGCAGCGACCCGCTTTTGCAGTTCCAGGCGGACTTGCTCCGCACGTCCGTCGTGCGGCCCAAGTGCATTGAAACGACCGCTCTGGGAGCGGCTTACCTGGCCGGGCTCGCGGTCGGCTTCTGGGAGAGCCGCGACGCGATCACCGAGCGCTGGGAGATGCAGCAGGAGTTCAAACCCGAGCGCTGCGACGAGGAAATGGCCCAACTGCGCAAGGGCTGGGACAAGGCCCTCGAACGTGCCAAGAACTGGGAGGAAGCTGAGGCGGAATAA
- a CDS encoding glycerol-3-phosphate dehydrogenase/oxidase — protein sequence MKRSTSLDRAQSADKPFDVIIIGGGASGLGAAVDAASRGHSVALFEQADFAKGTSSRSTKLVHGGVRYLQQGNVSLVLEALRERGRLTQNAPHLVRSQAFVIPNYSWWEGPFYGIGMKVYDQLAGRLGLAPSHHLSRKETIEQIPTVEQESLVGGVIYHDGQFDDSRLAVNLAQTAEALGAAMLNYCRCVGLVKENDVVAGVEVVDQETGKQFTVRGKTVINATGVFADDLRQMDDPKAKEIIAVSQGIHIVLPKRFLPGDAAIMIPKTADGRVLFAVPWHDRVVVGTTDTPLHQHSLEPRALEEEREFVFTHACKYLSTDPTPDDVLSIFAGLRPLVKAGDGTDTAALSRDHSIIISGSGLITLTGGKWTTYRKMAEDVIDQAQTLGGLADRRCETEEMHIHGWTRATSDKPNLALYGSDALKIEDLMKENPALKEPLHADLPYQRGEVVWQVREEMARTVEDVLARRTRSLLLNARVSIEVAPVVAALMAKELGKDEAWEKAQVEAYTELAKGYIF from the coding sequence ATGAAACGCTCAACCTCTCTCGACCGGGCCCAGTCCGCGGACAAGCCCTTTGACGTCATTATCATCGGGGGCGGTGCCTCCGGCCTGGGGGCGGCAGTCGATGCCGCCTCGCGCGGACACAGCGTCGCGCTCTTCGAGCAGGCGGACTTCGCCAAGGGCACTTCCAGCCGTTCGACCAAGCTGGTGCATGGCGGCGTGCGCTACCTCCAGCAGGGCAACGTCTCCCTCGTGCTCGAAGCCCTGCGCGAACGTGGCCGCCTGACCCAGAACGCCCCTCATCTGGTGCGTTCGCAGGCGTTTGTCATTCCGAACTACTCCTGGTGGGAAGGCCCCTTCTATGGCATCGGCATGAAGGTCTATGACCAACTCGCCGGTCGCCTCGGATTAGCCCCTTCGCACCACCTCAGCCGCAAGGAAACCATCGAGCAGATTCCGACGGTGGAGCAGGAGAGTCTCGTCGGCGGCGTCATTTACCACGATGGGCAGTTCGACGACTCGCGCCTCGCCGTGAACCTCGCGCAGACCGCCGAGGCGCTTGGCGCGGCCATGCTTAACTATTGCCGTTGCGTCGGGCTGGTGAAGGAAAATGATGTCGTCGCCGGTGTCGAGGTTGTGGACCAGGAGACCGGTAAGCAGTTCACTGTGCGCGGGAAAACCGTCATCAACGCGACGGGCGTCTTCGCCGACGACCTGCGCCAGATGGACGACCCGAAGGCCAAGGAAATTATCGCCGTGAGCCAAGGTATCCACATCGTGTTGCCCAAGCGCTTCCTGCCGGGTGATGCCGCCATCATGATCCCAAAGACGGCGGACGGGCGCGTGCTCTTTGCCGTGCCGTGGCATGACCGCGTGGTCGTCGGCACGACGGATACGCCGCTGCACCAGCATAGCCTGGAGCCGCGCGCGTTGGAAGAGGAACGCGAGTTTGTCTTCACCCACGCGTGCAAGTACCTGAGCACCGACCCCACGCCGGACGACGTGTTGAGTATTTTCGCCGGGTTGCGCCCGCTGGTCAAAGCTGGAGACGGCACGGACACGGCGGCGCTCTCGCGCGACCACAGCATCATCATCAGCGGTAGCGGTCTCATCACCCTGACCGGCGGCAAATGGACCACCTACCGCAAGATGGCCGAGGACGTCATCGACCAGGCGCAGACACTGGGCGGGCTGGCGGACCGCCGCTGCGAGACCGAGGAAATGCACATTCATGGCTGGACCCGCGCCACCTCGGACAAGCCGAACCTCGCCCTCTATGGCTCGGATGCGCTCAAGATTGAGGACTTGATGAAGGAAAATCCTGCGCTGAAGGAGCCGCTGCACGCCGACCTGCCCTATCAGAGGGGAGAAGTCGTCTGGCAGGTGCGGGAGGAAATGGCCCGTACGGTGGAAGACGTGCTCGCCCGGCGTACACGTTCGCTCCTGCTCAACGCCCGCGTCTCGATCGAGGTCGCCCCGGTGGTGGCCGCGCTCATGGCGAAGGAACTGGGCAAGGACGAGGCCTGGGAAAAGGCCCAGGTGGAAGCCTACACCGAACTGGCCAAGGGCTACATCTTCTAA